In Verrucomicrobiia bacterium, a single genomic region encodes these proteins:
- a CDS encoding DEAD/DEAH box helicase — MAIPDSGAICAQDAGLGKGIWAYVYPLLKVGLLRDAAGVPVKPVCPREPVLLVASGDLHTQILEEGRDKFKVRPTLLDSQQTFLRLSSLDPRTGRRTLPPGYYLTTYTELTRNGVIPFPKFNHADPSAACAALNVTEREIEDYFTSRVTRLAKCYELLEIRPNTPDETAAHLHAQWLTLRKEYIRNEQRCKDLDDAYYDLKNFIAARPAREFNDLDPAQQRFLKARLARDAHEAASQNVDRFRDDETTGRTVKCVYSPSLADLCCDTFAVLVGDEAVKIKSATSHIGIGFRQINARHRMIMTATPIKNRLPDIFFLAHTAAGGHYAAHPRFPFGRDGQEDFAGEFSITERNLSREQEKGGRFVRRTPQVCNIHRLWKLLAPLICRRRFEDCGEDVVKQVRHVIRVPMGLHQAAAYKFHIDAKYLDINGREAIGARLQALRICAANPASALLKRPESDKDRTPGQPASPHAYIPKVAATLTLIAQILERGEQVVIFSAFHDSLDCLSARLHEAGIRHVVLDSRVSPAKRGVAAAQFKRGPAGAIPVMLAGVESMSEGHSFNLCNNAILLAYSWAWDKFLQAIKRILRLTSTKDVNVYSLLCDGTIDRRLEGNIMEKQDATELVLDGHLLGEDPHEVNLAELLQSARADFAHMQSSLIDERDLVKEWPTLRTRLAAAMRAWNNEPAAETIIPLECPSTPMLLTNGSADLPIVLPDHRSSAPADFDDLPLWQQAA; from the coding sequence ATGGCCATCCCTGACTCCGGCGCCATCTGCGCTCAGGACGCCGGGCTCGGCAAAGGCATCTGGGCCTATGTCTATCCCCTGCTCAAAGTCGGCTTGCTCCGCGATGCCGCCGGCGTTCCCGTCAAACCTGTCTGCCCCAGGGAACCCGTCCTGCTCGTCGCCAGTGGTGATCTGCACACGCAAATCCTCGAGGAAGGCCGCGATAAATTTAAAGTCCGCCCCACCCTGCTCGACAGCCAACAAACTTTCCTGCGCCTCTCTTCGCTCGATCCCCGCACCGGCCGCCGCACCCTCCCGCCCGGCTATTATCTCACCACCTACACCGAACTCACGCGCAATGGCGTCATCCCCTTCCCCAAGTTCAACCACGCCGATCCCTCCGCCGCCTGCGCCGCGCTCAACGTCACCGAGCGCGAAATCGAAGATTATTTCACCAGCCGCGTCACCCGCCTCGCGAAATGTTACGAACTGCTCGAGATCCGTCCCAACACCCCCGACGAAACCGCCGCCCATCTCCACGCCCAATGGCTCACCCTGCGCAAAGAATATATCCGCAACGAACAACGCTGCAAAGATCTCGATGACGCTTACTACGACCTCAAGAACTTCATCGCCGCTCGTCCCGCCAGGGAATTCAACGATCTCGATCCCGCCCAACAGCGCTTCCTCAAGGCCCGGCTCGCCCGGGACGCACACGAGGCCGCCTCGCAAAACGTGGACCGCTTTCGCGATGACGAAACCACCGGTCGCACCGTCAAATGCGTTTACTCCCCCAGCCTCGCCGATTTGTGTTGCGACACCTTTGCCGTTCTCGTCGGCGATGAAGCCGTGAAAATCAAAAGCGCCACCAGCCACATCGGCATCGGCTTCCGCCAGATCAATGCGCGCCACCGCATGATCATGACCGCCACCCCCATCAAAAATCGTTTGCCCGATATTTTCTTCCTCGCCCACACCGCCGCCGGCGGCCACTACGCCGCGCATCCGCGCTTTCCTTTCGGTCGCGACGGCCAGGAGGATTTCGCCGGCGAATTCTCCATCACCGAACGCAACCTCAGCCGTGAACAGGAAAAAGGCGGCCGCTTCGTCCGCCGCACCCCGCAAGTCTGCAACATCCATCGCCTTTGGAAATTGCTGGCTCCCCTCATCTGCCGCCGCCGCTTTGAGGACTGCGGTGAAGACGTCGTCAAACAAGTCCGCCACGTCATCCGCGTTCCCATGGGCCTGCATCAAGCCGCCGCCTACAAGTTCCACATTGACGCAAAATATTTGGATATCAATGGCCGCGAAGCCATCGGCGCGCGCCTTCAGGCCCTGCGCATCTGCGCCGCCAATCCCGCCAGCGCGCTCCTAAAACGCCCGGAGTCCGACAAGGACCGCACGCCCGGCCAGCCCGCCAGTCCGCACGCCTACATTCCCAAAGTTGCCGCCACCCTCACACTCATCGCCCAGATCCTCGAGCGCGGCGAGCAAGTCGTCATCTTCAGCGCCTTCCATGATTCGCTCGACTGTCTTAGCGCGCGCCTCCACGAAGCCGGCATCCGTCACGTCGTCCTGGATAGCCGCGTCAGCCCCGCCAAACGCGGAGTCGCCGCCGCTCAGTTCAAACGCGGTCCCGCGGGCGCGATCCCCGTGATGCTCGCCGGCGTCGAATCCATGAGTGAAGGCCACAGCTTCAACCTCTGCAACAACGCCATCCTCCTCGCCTATAGCTGGGCGTGGGACAAATTTCTTCAGGCCATCAAGCGCATCCTCCGCCTCACGTCCACCAAGGACGTCAATGTGTATTCCCTCCTGTGCGATGGCACGATTGACCGCCGTCTCGAAGGCAACATCATGGAAAAGCAGGACGCCACCGAACTCGTCCTCGACGGCCACCTGCTCGGCGAAGATCCCCACGAAGTCAACCTCGCCGAACTCCTCCAAAGCGCGCGCGCCGACTTCGCCCACATGCAGTCGTCACTGATTGACGAACGGGACCTCGTCAAAGAATGGCCCACCCTCCGCACGCGCCTCGCCGCCGCCATGCGCGCCTGGAATAACGAACCCGCCGCCGAAACCATCATCCCTCTCGAATGTCCTTCCACGCCCATGCTCCTGACAAATGGTAGCGCGGATTTGCCCATCGTACTCCCCGACCATCGCTCGTCGGCGCCTGCCGACTTCGACGATCTGCCGCTCTGGCAGCAAGCCGCATGA
- a CDS encoding N-6 DNA methylase has product MKKSPPPSDFRKLLDSLDHRHNPHKVFSAFTRFAACALAMQTREPEYFEEMKQWQKDDMSIFATALGALVMDMEAHPFEDLLGGYYMEQALSKKGQQWNGEFHTPPSICELMARMTLSDLEKFPADQNITICEPACGAGAMILAIGKVCDPAMLRRLRVTAIDINPIACDMCFINTTLWGIPTRVIHGNTISNEMWKAWSNIHYIMPWLPLALRIKSPEAQAQGQPPTIEETQAIATHVAEHPVDPLYASLPLWEQAA; this is encoded by the coding sequence ATGAAAAAATCACCCCCGCCATCCGACTTTCGCAAGCTGCTCGATAGCCTCGATCATCGGCACAACCCGCATAAAGTTTTCTCCGCGTTCACTCGCTTTGCCGCCTGCGCCTTGGCCATGCAAACCCGTGAGCCCGAATACTTCGAGGAAATGAAACAGTGGCAAAAAGATGACATGTCCATTTTTGCCACCGCACTTGGGGCGCTGGTAATGGACATGGAAGCCCACCCGTTTGAAGACCTGCTCGGCGGCTATTACATGGAACAAGCCCTCTCCAAAAAAGGCCAGCAATGGAATGGCGAATTCCACACGCCCCCTTCAATCTGCGAATTAATGGCCCGCATGACGCTCAGCGACCTGGAAAAGTTTCCGGCCGACCAAAATATCACCATCTGCGAACCCGCGTGCGGCGCCGGCGCCATGATTCTCGCCATCGGCAAAGTCTGCGATCCCGCGATGCTCCGCCGCCTGCGCGTCACCGCCATTGATATCAACCCCATCGCCTGCGATATGTGCTTCATCAACACCACGCTTTGGGGCATTCCCACCCGCGTCATCCACGGCAACACCATCAGCAACGAAATGTGGAAAGCCTGGTCCAACATCCACTACATCATGCCCTGGCTGCCGCTGGCCCTGCGCATCAAATCGCCGGAGGCTCAAGCCCAAGGCCAGCCTCCAACCATCGAAGAGACGCAAGCCATCGCCACCCACGTCGCCGAACATCCCGTGGATCCGTTGTATGCCTCCCTCCCGCTTTGGGAACAAGCCGCTTAA
- a CDS encoding sigma factor-like helix-turn-helix DNA-binding protein, with translation MPDHATEPWEKHPEQIADGSLEAGLICLRAWVKPHQTMTHRDIAKVCGVSRGTIFNIEHTAVKKLRHAMRKQLRQTYGEFFHPGNTHESV, from the coding sequence ATGCCCGATCACGCGACCGAACCTTGGGAAAAGCACCCCGAGCAAATCGCCGATGGCAGCCTAGAAGCCGGGCTCATCTGCCTGCGCGCCTGGGTGAAACCCCATCAAACCATGACCCATCGTGACATCGCCAAAGTCTGTGGCGTCTCCCGCGGAACCATCTTCAACATCGAACATACCGCCGTTAAAAAACTGCGCCACGCCATGCGCAAACAACTCCGCCAAACCTACGGAGAATTTTTCCACCCCGGCAACACTCACGAATCCGTATGA
- a CDS encoding phage tail tape measure protein has protein sequence MGELLDAVELRVTAPKLPLPGLEEAHRKLVAISGELQSVQNRINAVSTSSAFTRTAKGIEDVLKQFQSKRGKGISQADAAKMLGFDPKDVRQYFLREQEKLAQAMSAAENKRKTLRGSQHDSARKDLLAKEKKLQSDLQSLRRTFEGQNLNISGAGSAAKFFSGYQKAAVRSAKDPVDALRALFGGGGGGAPGTIGVGGGKIDLIIPASQITATIGPGPIGVNIPAGSVSGGGGGNGGGGGRGGKGGKKGGEFSEGDGALIEERTVTTADSKLVSRKNYEGAGETVENIFKEVEGQLEQVKQVSISSPARAAKQQLQQEIAGIRAEMEGLLAGTNDPRKIAAIHRKQAQQLGGIFGSADEPSERATEFEALGLGTVVSRTRGAASKLEGRGSDLAQKAMRDDLKKQGAIRKALAAARAKGEAEEAARLNAERRANEKRIRDHNRFLAAGQRSTNQAAAQAQKVANLNRQQAQAAAYKTLTYQGADSAWADFMRTGGRQISDRQSLLPGGGRRLVGERETNGRKETMTVTYDQAGAKIERLTKAMSESRKEGGYLASDFIKNTAKVATWAASVGVLYKSLELVTYSMGRLVDIGPQVGRLDQVFKGVGGSAMALTEDIIGLAAANGSSTEQAMEAAIQWSRLGLTRVQVNEAVRVSLMAANVAQIDALEATEKMQAVMQAYGLDVSDLRSELGQIVQISNSYNVTNEDMLQGLSRVAAVARQAGLPLAELQGILGATIGGTGQSGSNIGNMMKSVILSLSNPDLQKKLRQNFKFETSTGGEEIKGMSALLSDLFVKYQHLNQLQRQSLLFTVGGKTQSSRLEAMLDGYIKAQILAVNAQLHLNTAEQENAKIVATLKNQLKGLTAEWEKFVVIQGSNGPAQAMTATATAFHNLLSLANTPAASWLTTAIGGLLAAGTAKSILTGLKGGDGFLGRSQGHIRQVLGEFNGSMMQLYANTVGGALATNVGTRQTGIIGATRQPVYSKLYAWSEAAMRVGRSSAVTSAPVRAMATAIGGVTRALGAGLIALQSWFVPLVVTAAGIYAFNKGMEMIGLSSEKAEAKLAGFNEEAQKAGAAANAYAEAADALATIQRAVSPEKGFQGMKSADQKKYLSQASELVGLYEPDIKKQQMLQDTFRKQTAELLKQGDIGGVINLMDAERNKLGAARREELQKQFVSLSNQQRTLADEIERLQAKQRGSFGRIGYDARAKSIVEKQTQLEELNGNKVRNFMDQSDAYEKAIQYDEKYQSAIRAQKLLWESMAEIFDQVNANNPIEKSALKVASLQAQNEAIKKHIQLLDTEDAADTAGQSAKEKRLKELDAQEQDARQRLAVAEKEKGFGGDKVGAAIQHFFGQDAKEDAAASQAKADIESINAARESLNQNQVPGQEGLGFARRQAERSGDIEQNKKNQAEIDAIRRNKAIIEAQAQAQFGREEGRRETTSFDYGRDETQKLQHRRDGIRQRLNQMLQGPQTVSTVARELELQNQLYQTQIELRNRSFGIERDINQLIVDRRKEFEHSLLSAGPAEMLRKLAALSMGTGGKMSPGQFLALSPDMRKDLSMVDPRFDPQMMDLMAERNRGGKRPGEPAFDNSLTQISTAAGELAARLQKVLPDTSTYDAAAANVSKLAGSAGAAADALDRLTAAAGKAHPVPGGSVSSPAGSAPKNAQSGGNGGGAGFIGKSLGHSVGAVYG, from the coding sequence ATGGGTGAACTTTTGGATGCAGTTGAGTTGCGGGTGACGGCGCCGAAGTTGCCGTTGCCCGGGTTGGAGGAGGCGCATCGCAAGCTCGTGGCGATCAGCGGGGAGTTGCAATCGGTTCAGAACCGCATCAACGCGGTTTCCACCAGTTCGGCATTTACGCGGACGGCGAAGGGGATTGAAGATGTTTTAAAACAATTCCAATCGAAGCGCGGCAAAGGCATCAGCCAGGCGGACGCCGCAAAAATGCTCGGCTTCGATCCCAAGGATGTCCGTCAATATTTCCTCCGCGAACAGGAGAAGTTGGCGCAGGCGATGTCGGCGGCGGAAAACAAGCGCAAGACGTTGCGCGGCTCGCAACACGATTCGGCGCGCAAAGACTTGCTCGCAAAAGAGAAAAAATTGCAGTCCGATTTGCAATCGCTTCGCCGGACATTTGAAGGCCAGAACCTGAACATTTCCGGGGCGGGAAGCGCGGCGAAGTTTTTTTCCGGTTATCAAAAGGCGGCGGTGCGGTCGGCGAAAGATCCGGTGGATGCGTTGCGAGCGCTGTTCGGCGGCGGCGGGGGCGGCGCGCCGGGGACGATCGGCGTGGGTGGCGGGAAGATTGATTTGATTATTCCGGCCTCGCAGATCACGGCGACGATTGGGCCGGGACCGATCGGGGTGAACATTCCGGCGGGTTCGGTTTCGGGTGGTGGTGGTGGGAATGGTGGCGGCGGTGGGCGCGGTGGCAAGGGTGGCAAAAAAGGTGGCGAATTCTCGGAAGGAGATGGCGCGCTGATCGAGGAGCGGACGGTGACAACGGCCGATTCGAAATTGGTTTCGCGGAAAAATTACGAGGGCGCCGGCGAGACGGTGGAAAATATTTTCAAGGAAGTGGAGGGGCAGCTTGAGCAGGTCAAGCAGGTGAGCATCAGCAGCCCGGCGCGCGCGGCGAAACAACAGTTGCAACAGGAGATCGCGGGTATTCGCGCGGAGATGGAAGGCCTGCTTGCAGGAACGAATGACCCGCGAAAGATAGCGGCGATCCATCGGAAGCAGGCCCAGCAGTTGGGCGGGATATTTGGATCGGCGGACGAGCCGAGCGAACGCGCCACGGAATTTGAAGCGCTGGGTTTGGGCACGGTGGTTTCGCGGACGCGTGGGGCGGCATCGAAACTTGAGGGGCGCGGCAGTGATCTTGCGCAAAAGGCGATGCGCGATGACTTGAAAAAACAGGGAGCGATTCGCAAGGCGCTGGCAGCGGCGCGCGCCAAGGGTGAGGCCGAGGAAGCAGCGCGGTTGAACGCGGAGCGGCGCGCGAATGAAAAACGGATTCGCGATCATAACCGGTTTCTCGCGGCGGGCCAGCGCAGTACCAACCAAGCCGCCGCGCAGGCGCAAAAGGTAGCGAACCTTAACCGCCAGCAAGCGCAGGCGGCGGCGTATAAAACGCTGACGTATCAGGGCGCGGATTCGGCATGGGCGGATTTCATGCGCACAGGTGGCCGGCAGATTTCGGACCGGCAAAGTTTATTGCCGGGCGGCGGGCGGCGGTTGGTGGGTGAACGGGAAACCAATGGGCGCAAAGAAACCATGACGGTCACGTATGACCAGGCGGGCGCGAAGATTGAACGGCTCACCAAGGCCATGAGCGAGTCGCGCAAGGAGGGCGGTTATCTGGCCAGTGATTTTATCAAGAACACGGCCAAGGTGGCGACGTGGGCGGCGAGCGTGGGCGTGCTTTACAAAAGTCTCGAGCTGGTGACTTACAGCATGGGCCGGCTGGTGGACATCGGGCCGCAGGTCGGACGGTTGGACCAGGTGTTCAAAGGCGTGGGCGGTTCGGCGATGGCGCTGACCGAGGACATCATCGGGCTCGCGGCGGCGAATGGATCCTCGACCGAGCAGGCGATGGAGGCGGCGATCCAGTGGTCGCGGCTGGGCCTGACGCGGGTGCAGGTGAACGAGGCGGTGCGCGTCTCGCTCATGGCGGCGAACGTGGCGCAGATTGACGCGCTGGAAGCCACGGAAAAAATGCAGGCGGTGATGCAGGCGTATGGGCTGGATGTCAGCGACCTGCGGAGTGAGCTGGGGCAGATCGTCCAGATTTCCAATTCATACAACGTGACCAACGAGGACATGCTGCAAGGGCTTTCGCGCGTGGCGGCGGTGGCGCGGCAGGCGGGTTTGCCACTGGCGGAATTGCAGGGCATTCTCGGCGCGACGATTGGCGGAACGGGACAGAGCGGATCGAACATCGGCAATATGATGAAGAGCGTGATTCTCTCGCTGAGCAATCCTGACCTTCAGAAAAAATTGCGGCAGAATTTCAAATTCGAGACGAGCACGGGCGGCGAGGAAATCAAAGGCATGTCGGCCTTGCTCTCGGATCTGTTCGTCAAATACCAGCATTTGAACCAGCTTCAGCGGCAGAGTTTGTTGTTCACGGTCGGCGGCAAGACGCAGTCCTCGCGGTTGGAAGCGATGCTCGATGGATATATCAAGGCGCAGATTCTGGCGGTGAACGCGCAGTTGCATTTGAACACGGCAGAACAGGAGAACGCCAAAATCGTTGCGACGTTAAAAAATCAGTTGAAAGGTTTGACGGCTGAATGGGAAAAATTCGTAGTAATTCAAGGCAGTAACGGCCCAGCGCAGGCGATGACGGCCACCGCAACCGCATTCCACAATTTGCTCAGTCTGGCGAACACGCCGGCGGCAAGCTGGCTGACGACGGCGATCGGCGGTTTGCTGGCGGCGGGCACCGCGAAATCCATTCTAACAGGTTTGAAGGGAGGGGACGGTTTCCTGGGGCGAAGTCAAGGTCACATCCGGCAAGTGCTCGGAGAGTTTAACGGTTCCATGATGCAGCTTTATGCGAATACCGTTGGCGGCGCGCTGGCAACCAATGTGGGGACGCGGCAAACGGGAATTATAGGCGCAACGCGTCAGCCGGTTTACAGCAAACTATACGCGTGGAGCGAGGCGGCGATGCGCGTTGGCCGGTCTTCCGCGGTTACCAGCGCGCCAGTGAGAGCGATGGCCACGGCGATCGGCGGGGTAACCCGAGCGTTGGGTGCAGGGTTGATCGCGTTGCAGTCCTGGTTTGTACCGCTGGTAGTGACGGCCGCGGGGATTTATGCGTTCAACAAGGGCATGGAAATGATCGGTCTTTCGAGCGAGAAAGCAGAAGCCAAGCTGGCAGGTTTTAACGAGGAGGCGCAAAAAGCGGGTGCGGCGGCGAACGCGTACGCCGAAGCGGCGGATGCACTGGCAACGATTCAGCGGGCGGTCAGTCCGGAAAAAGGATTTCAAGGGATGAAGTCCGCGGATCAGAAAAAGTATCTGTCCCAAGCCAGCGAACTGGTCGGCTTGTATGAACCGGATATAAAGAAACAGCAAATGCTTCAAGACACGTTTCGGAAGCAGACTGCGGAACTGCTCAAGCAAGGAGACATCGGGGGCGTGATAAACCTGATGGATGCCGAGCGAAACAAGCTGGGCGCAGCCCGTCGCGAGGAGCTGCAAAAACAATTTGTCTCTTTATCCAATCAGCAACGGACGCTGGCGGATGAGATAGAACGTCTTCAGGCAAAGCAGAGGGGAAGCTTTGGTAGAATTGGATATGATGCGCGAGCGAAAAGCATCGTTGAAAAGCAAACGCAGTTAGAGGAGCTGAACGGCAATAAAGTTCGCAACTTTATGGATCAGAGCGACGCGTACGAAAAGGCGATCCAGTATGATGAAAAATATCAATCGGCCATTCGAGCCCAGAAATTGCTTTGGGAAAGCATGGCAGAGATCTTTGATCAGGTAAACGCGAACAATCCGATTGAGAAATCAGCATTGAAGGTGGCGAGTTTGCAGGCGCAAAACGAAGCGATAAAAAAACACATTCAGCTTCTTGATACCGAGGACGCGGCGGATACCGCAGGCCAATCGGCGAAAGAGAAGCGGCTTAAAGAACTCGACGCGCAGGAGCAGGATGCCAGGCAGCGATTGGCGGTGGCGGAAAAAGAAAAAGGGTTCGGCGGTGATAAAGTGGGCGCGGCCATTCAACACTTCTTTGGGCAGGACGCCAAAGAAGATGCCGCCGCCAGCCAAGCCAAGGCGGACATTGAAAGTATTAATGCAGCCCGCGAGTCATTAAATCAGAATCAAGTTCCCGGCCAGGAAGGTTTAGGATTCGCCCGCCGTCAGGCAGAAAGGAGCGGCGATATAGAGCAGAATAAAAAAAACCAAGCGGAAATTGATGCCATCCGCCGCAACAAAGCGATCATCGAGGCGCAGGCGCAGGCGCAGTTTGGGCGGGAGGAAGGTCGGCGCGAGACGACGTCGTTTGATTATGGGCGCGATGAAACCCAGAAGTTGCAGCATCGGCGCGACGGGATTCGCCAGCGGTTGAACCAGATGCTGCAGGGGCCGCAGACGGTGAGCACGGTGGCGCGCGAACTGGAACTTCAGAACCAGCTTTACCAGACGCAAATCGAATTGCGGAACCGAAGTTTCGGCATCGAGCGCGATATCAATCAGTTGATCGTGGACCGGCGGAAAGAGTTTGAGCATTCGTTGTTGTCGGCTGGGCCCGCCGAGATGTTGCGGAAGCTGGCGGCGTTGAGCATGGGGACGGGCGGCAAGATGTCGCCGGGACAATTTCTCGCGCTTTCGCCGGACATGCGCAAGGATCTCTCGATGGTGGATCCGCGGTTCGATCCGCAGATGATGGACTTGATGGCGGAGCGCAATCGCGGCGGCAAGCGACCGGGGGAACCGGCGTTTGACAATTCGCTGACGCAAATCTCGACGGCGGCCGGGGAGTTGGCGGCGCGTTTGCAAAAGGTATTGCCGGACACGAGCACTTACGATGCGGCGGCGGCAAATGTTTCCAAGCTCGCGGGGAGTGCCGGGGCGGCGGCGGATGCGCTCGATCGGTTGACCGCTGCGGCGGGCAAGGCGCATCCGGTTCCGGGCGGTTCGGTGAGTTCGCCGGCGGGATCCGCGCCGAAGAATGCGCAGTCGGGCGGCAATGGCGGCGGTGCGGGATTTATCGGCAAGTCTTTGGGACATTCCGTGGGTGCGGTTTACGGATAA
- a CDS encoding lipase family protein: protein MQAEFDIQEAYYFARRAQAVYDEKPTIYDPVTDTAVMIRETAKRIEIGFPGTRNFRDVMKDLEVLRSARLIGGVVCGVHHGFDLAWNGVRDAVMDSLSRMEAGKPVAGFGHSKAGAVATRCLPDISKLTGRPIDSCYTFGEPRGGDANYALMCDVLFGDRHWRVEDGDDAICRLPGWFAGNRHSGHCVLLNANRPQYKIDPNLWFKITSDALEVWKAKFTGNVMVLAEDHHVDKYVERFRRLTIN from the coding sequence GTGCAAGCTGAGTTCGACATCCAGGAGGCGTATTATTTCGCTCGCCGCGCCCAAGCGGTTTATGACGAAAAGCCGACGATCTACGATCCGGTGACGGACACGGCGGTGATGATTCGCGAGACCGCCAAGCGAATCGAAATCGGTTTTCCGGGCACGCGCAATTTTCGCGACGTGATGAAGGACCTGGAAGTGTTGCGGTCAGCGCGTTTGATCGGCGGCGTGGTATGCGGGGTGCATCACGGTTTTGATTTGGCGTGGAATGGCGTGAGGGACGCGGTGATGGATTCCCTGAGCCGCATGGAAGCCGGAAAGCCGGTGGCGGGTTTTGGGCACAGCAAAGCGGGGGCGGTGGCGACACGTTGCCTGCCGGACATTTCCAAACTCACGGGCCGACCGATTGATTCGTGCTACACGTTCGGCGAGCCACGTGGCGGCGATGCCAACTATGCGCTGATGTGCGACGTGCTGTTTGGCGATCGGCATTGGCGCGTGGAAGACGGCGACGATGCCATCTGCCGTCTGCCCGGGTGGTTTGCGGGAAACCGGCACAGCGGTCATTGCGTGCTGCTGAATGCCAATCGGCCGCAATACAAGATTGATCCGAACCTTTGGTTCAAGATCACGTCCGACGCGCTGGAAGTATGGAAGGCAAAATTCACCGGGAACGTCATGGTGCTGGCGGAGGACCATCATGTGGACAAATACGTGGAGCGGTTTCGCCGGCTGACAATCAATTAA